Proteins encoded within one genomic window of Tachysurus vachellii isolate PV-2020 chromosome 16, HZAU_Pvac_v1, whole genome shotgun sequence:
- the LOC132858631 gene encoding protein mono-ADP-ribosyltransferase PARP11-like has translation MKMHCSVTDKCVQHVQQLCPKNNDEESCEEEMDTSEPNWHWFYLAECGVWHMFEIDPSAGCSVTSEQIETNYNRNQHGSMDFYTPKYSYRLDFSVMKQINVTTGKQRPIKRALHSATGFRFICDNLALPVPCHWERVNTDEPYQLIPLCRDTFEYKEVARLYERTMSQPIKSIQRIQNLDLWEFFCRKKAQLRKIKRINDIDERMLFHGTGHSNIQAICTYNFDWRLTGSHGDVYGKGSYFARDAKYSSKFCHSTSKHNFTLQRHGLAPPIFQTDPPYKCMFLARVLVGEYTVGHPHFCRPPSKDLSIANFFDSCVDDMVNPKIFVIFDSNQIYPEYLIEFY, from the exons atgaAG ATGCATTGCTCCGTAACTGACAAGTGTGTTCAGCATGTTCAGCAACTGTGTCCCAAAAACAATGATGAGGAATCCTGTGAGGAGGAGATGGATACATCTGAGCCTAACTGGCATTGGTTTTACTTGGCTGAATGTGGAGTGTGGCATATGTTTGAG ATTGATCCCAGTGCAGGATGTTCGGTGACCAGCGAACAGATTGAAACAAACTACAACAGGAATCAGCATGGGTCCATGGATTTCTATACACCTAAATATAGTTACAGATTAGATTTTTCAG TTATGAAGCAAATCAACGTCACGACTGGAAAACAGAGACCGATAAAAAGGGCTCTACATTCTGCCACTGGATTTAG ATTTATCTGTGATAACCTGGCTCTGCCAGTCCCTTGTCACTGGGAGAGAGTTAACACAGATGAGCCATATCAG CTCATCCCTCTATGCAGAGACACATTTGAATACAAAGAGGTGGCCAGGCTGTATGAGAGGACCATGTCTCAACCTATAAAATCCATTCAGAGGATACAGAACCTGGACCTGTGGGAGTTTTTCTGCAG gAAAAAGGCCCAGCTGAGAAAGATAAAACGTATTAATGACATCGATGAGAGGATGCTCTTTCATGGGACAGGTCACAGTAACATCCAGGCTATTTGTACATACAACTTTGACTGGCGACTTACAGGAAGTCATGGTGACGTCTATGGAAAAG GAAGCTATTTTGCTCGTGATGCCAAGTACTCCAGCAAGTTCTGCCACTCCACCAGCAAACATAACTTCACACTGCAGAGACACGGCCTGGCACCGCCCATATTCCAGACTGACCCACCATATAAGTGCATGTTCCTGGCACGGGTGTTAGTAGGGGAATACACAGTAGGTCACCCACACTTCTGTCGCCCGCCTTCGAAAGACCTGAGCATCGCCAACTTCTTTGACAGCTGTGTGGACGATATGGTCAACCCGAAGATCTTTGTAATATTTGACAGCAATCAGATCTATCCTGAGTACCTTATCGAATTCTACTGA